In the genome of Spea bombifrons isolate aSpeBom1 chromosome 11, aSpeBom1.2.pri, whole genome shotgun sequence, one region contains:
- the BCCIP gene encoding BRCA2 and CDKN1A-interacting protein codes for MASSAKRRALESDQPSDDVEDDMEGDDSGEDSDDIEDDESEEDEAIHQEVNVEFEAHAISDREHDGIKKLLKQLFLKAHVDISALADLLIQQNHIGSVIKQAEGQEESDDDDDDHVFGFISLLNLTERKGTPCAEEIKELILSNCEKNCEQSMVEQFEKALNDISKPVGLLLSERFINVPAQIALPLHQQLQKELAEAQRTNKPCGRCYYYLILSKTFVEVAKKAKGRTGSSPKNDLMFANAEEEFFYEEALLKFSYSVQEESDTQLGGRWSFDDVPMKPLRTVMLVPANRMNSIMEKFKEYLAV; via the exons ATGGCTTCCAGCGCTAAAAGGAGGGCGTTGGAATCAGACCAGCCATCGGACGATGTTGAAGATGACATGGAGGGAGACGATTCGGGGGAAGACTCCGATGATATCGAGGACGATGAGTCAGAGGAGGATGAGGCGATACACCAG GAAGTGAATGTGGAGTTTGAAGCCCACGCAATCTCTGACCGTGAACATGATGGCATCAAGAAGCTACTAAAGCAG CTCTTCCTGAAAGCCCACGTGGATATCTCGGCGTTGGCAGATCTCTTGATTCAGCAGAATCACATTGGAAGCGTCATTAAG CAAGCTGAAGGTCAGGAGGAaagtgatgatgatgacgatgacCACGTGTTTGGCTTTATAAGCCTTTTGAACCTAACAGAGAGAAAG GGTACCCCATGTGCTGAAGAAATCAAAGAGCTGATTTTGAGTAACTGCGAGAAGAATTGCGAGCAGAGCATGGTGGAACAGTTTGAGAAGGCCCTGAATGACATCAGCAAGCCAGTTGGTCTGCTCCTAAGCGAAAGATTCATTAACGTTCCAGCGCAAATTGCCCTGCCGTTGCACCAGCAGCTTCA gaAGGAATTGGCAGAAGCCCAACGGACCAACAAACCGTGCGGGAGGTGCTATTACTATCTCATTTTAAGTAAAACCTTTGTGGAAGTTGCAAAGAAAGCCAAAGGAAGGACGGGATCTTCGCCAAAGAATGATCTAATGTTTGCAAATGCAGAAGAAGAATTTTTCTACGAG GAAGCTCTTCTGAAGTTCAGCTACTCTGTGCAGGAGGAGAGCGACACGCAGCTGGGAGGACGATGGTCTTTTGATGATGTGCCTATGAAACCCTTAAGAACCGTGATGTTGGTTCCGGCAAACAGAATGAATTCAATCATGGAAAAATTCAAAGAATATTTAGCAGTGTGA